Part of the Longimicrobium sp. genome is shown below.
CACGGCCTTGGTGAGCGTGCCGCTGTCCTCGTAGCCCACGTACCCCGGAGGCGCGCCGATGAGCCGCGACACGGAGAACTTCTCCATGTATTCGCTCATGTCCACGCGGATCAGCGCGTTGCGGTCCGCGAAGAGGAACTCCGCCAGCGCGCGCGCCAGCTCCGTCTTGCCGACGCCCGTGGGGCCGGCGAAGATGAAGGAGCCGATGGGGCGCTTGGGGTCCTTGAGCCCCGCGCGGCTGCGGCGGATGGCGCGGCTGATCGCCTTGATGGCGCGGTCCTGCCCCACCACCTTGGTGTGCAGCTCGTCCTCCATCCCCACCAGGCGCGCCGTCTCCGCCTGCTTCAGGCGCGTGACGGGAATGCCCGTCCAGCGGCTGACGATGAACGCCACGTTCTCCTCGGTGAGCGCCGGACGGTTGGTGCGGCGCTCCTCTTCCCACAGCTTCTCGCGCTCCTGGATCTTGCGCTGCAGCTCGCGCTCGTTGTCGCGGAGCTCGGCGGCGCGCTCGAAGTCCTGGTCGCGGATCGCCTCGTCCTTTTTGTCGCCCAGCAGCTCCAGGTCGCGCTTGAGGTCGCTCACCTCGGGCGGCGGAACCTGGGTGGCCAGGCGGGCGCGCGCGCCCGCCTCGTCGATCACGTCGATCGCCTTGTCCGGCAGGAAGCGGTCGGTGATGTAGCGCTCCGAGAGCTTCACCGCGGCCTCGATCACCTCGTCCGAGATCTGGATGCGGTGGTGGTCCTCGTAGTGGCCGCGCAGCCCCGTGACGATCTGGATCGCCTCCTCGATGGAGGGCGGGTCCACCGACACGGTCTGGAAGCGGCGCTCCAGGGCGCCATCCTTTTCGATGTACTTGCGGTACTCGTTCAGCGTGCTGGCACCGACGCACTGGAGCTCGCCGCGCGCGAGAGCCGGCTTGAGCATGTTGCTGGCGTCGATGGCGCCTTCCGCGGCGCCCGCGCCCACCAGGGTGTGCAGCTCGTCGATGAAGAGGATGATCTGCTTGTTCTGCGAGATCTCGTTCATCACCGCCTTGAGCCGCTCCTCGAACTGGCCGCGGTACTTGGTGCCCGCGATCACGGCCGCCATGTCCAGCGACAGCACGCGGAAGTCGCGCAGGCTGTCCGGGCACTTGCCGTCCGCGATGAGCTGGGCCAGCCCCTCCACGATCGCCGTCTTCCCCACGCCGGGCTCGCCGATGAGCACGGGGTTGTTCTTCTTGCGCCGGCTCAGGATCTCCATCACCCGCTCGATCTCTTCCGCGCGGCCGATGGTGGGGTCCAGCTCGCCCTGGCGCGCCAGCTCCGTAAGGTCGCGGCAGAAGTGGTCCAGCGCGGGCGTCTTGCTCTTCTTCTCGCCCTTGCCGCCGGCCGGCGTGGCGCCGGAGCCGCTGCTCCCCAGCGACGACGAGGCGGTGGTCTGCGTGTTCGGCTCCGAGCCCAGCAGCTTCAGCGTCTCGCGGCGCGCGTCCTCCAGCCCCACGCCCAGCTGCCCCAGCACCTCGGCCGCGATCCCCTTCTCCTCGCGGAGGAGGCCCAGCAGCAGGTGCTCGGTGCCGACGTACGAGTGGTTCAGCTCGCGGGCCTCGGCCATGGCGAACTCGAGAACCTTCTTGGCGCGCGAGGTATACGGAAGCTCCCCGAGCGCGATGGTGGCCTTCCCGCGGCGCACGGACTCTTCCACCTTCTCCTGGACCTGCTCCAGGTCCACGGCCAGGTTGTTGAGCACGGCGGCGGCCACGCCCTCGCCCTCGCGGATCAGGCCGAGGAGGATGTGTTCGGTTCCGACGTAGTCGTGCTGGAGCCGGATGGCCTCCTCACGGGCCATCGCGAGCACCTTCCGCACGCGGTCGGTGAAGTTGTAGTTCATCGTGGCGTGACCTTTGTTCGGGCTGGACCGGGAACCGGCATGCTACCCACTGTATTACGCATGTGACGAGCCAGACTCCTCCGCGGCGAGAACACCTCTCACGTAGGCTGCGCGTCGTACGTCCGGGTCCCCTTTCGGGAGCGCCTGGTCCGCCACCCGGTCGAGGTGTGCGGCCTGCGCGAAGATCATGATCCGGTTCAGCGTGTGTACACTCACCCTGGGGATTAGTTTCAGCCCAACCCCCAGCCTGACGCCGCTCAGCAGGTTCATCAGCTCCTCGAACGAGGCGGACCTCGCGTGCCTCAGCAGGCCGTACGCGCGCCACACCTTGTCCTCGATCACCAGCGGCGCGTCGCGGGTGAGCACGTCGCGCGCGGAGCTCTCGTACTGCACCACCTGCTGTACGATTCTCTGCAGGTGGTCGATCAGGTCTTCTTCCGTCTTGCCCAGTGTGGTCTGGTTGGAGATCTGGAAGAAGTTTCCCACCACCTCGCTCCCCTCGCCGTACAAGCCGCGGAAGGTGAGCCCCACCTGGCTGATCCCCTGCAGCACCTTGCCGATCTCCTGCGTAAGCACGAGCCCCGGCAGGTGCATCAGGACGGACGCCCGCAGCCCCGTCCCCACGTTGGTGGGGCACGAGGTCAGGTAGCCGAACTCGGGGTGGTACGCGTACGGCAGCTTCCCGCCCAGCTCGTCGTCCAGCCGGTCGATGGAGCGCCAGGCGTCGTGCAGCCGGAAGCCGCCCAGCAGCGTCTGGAGGCGGAGGTGGTCCTCCTCGTTGACCATGACGCTGATCGGCTCGGTGCTCCCGGTGAGCAGCGCCGCGTCCGAGGGTGGCTCCCCGCCGTGGCCGGACACCAGCTCACGCGACACCAGGTGCCGCTCCAGCAGCAGCAGGCGCTCGGTGGAGGGGAGCTCGGGGATCAGGTATGCGCGCCCGGTGCCGAGCGCGGCGGACCCTTCGGCGGCGCCGCGGGCCAGGCGCAGCACTTCGCGCCGGTCTCCCTCGTCCGCCCGCGTCCCGAAGCGGAACCCCTGCAGGTTGCGCGCGAGCCGCACGCGGGTCGAGAGGACGATGTCCGCGTGCGGACCGTCCGCCTCAATCCACCCGAGGCCTGCGTCGGATTCGTGTGGGAGCTGGGGCATGAACGGAAGTGCGTTAGTGCGTAAGTGCGTGAGTGCGTTAAACAGAACCAACCGTAGGGGCGCGATTCATCGCGCCCGTGCCCGGCCGCGCCCCGCCCCCCGTCGCGACCACCCGAAATTCGCCGCCGGGGGATGAATCCCCCGGCTGGAACCACGCGAAGACCGCTGAAGCGGTCTCGTGCGCCGCGGTGGTCGCGCGGGGGCGGACATCGCGTCGGGCGGAATTCAACCCATTCGTACCGGATGGCCGCCTCACCGGCGCAACAGCCGGGTCATCCCGTAGGGGCCGCCCTGCGTGGCTGCCCACCGCTTCACCGGCAACAGCCGATCCGTAGGGGCCGCCCTGCGTGGCTGCCCACCGCCGGCCGCACCACGATCCCAGCAGCCCGGCACGGAAAGCCTCGCCTTCCCATTTGTCATCCTGAGGGAGCCGCCTGCGCGAACCTCCGCTTGCCCGATGCCTCCTGCGGCGACCGAAGGATCTAGCCGGCGAGGCAGGAGGACGGCGCAACTGACCGGGCCCCTCGGAACGCGCAGTAGATCCTTCGCCTCGCGCCAGAGTATGAAGCCCGGGCGAGGCCTGTGAGGCGCTTGGCTCAGGATGACAGATTGGGGCGCCACCTCGCGCCGGGGATGAATCCCCCGGCTGGAAACACGCGAAGACCGCTGAAGCGGTCTCGTGCGCCGTGGCCGTCGCACTAACGCACTAACGCACTAACGCACTAACGCACTCACGCACTTCCGTTCGCTTCCATCCGCCGGATCTGGTCCCTCAACGCCGCCGCGCGCTCGAAGTCCTCGGACTCGATCGCCTTCGAGAGGGAGCGGCGCAGGGAGGCGAGGCGCGCGGTGCGGTCGCTGGCGGCGGGGTTGGCGGCCAGGTACACCTTGCCCGCGTGCTGCGTGCCACCGTGCAGCTTGCGAAGCAGCCCGCGCAGCGAGTTGTCCAGCGCCGTCCAGCAGCGCGCGCACCCCAGCCGCCCCGTCTTCTTGAAGTCCGCGATGGTCAGGCCGCACCCGGGGCACGTACCCACCGTCGTCACGGCTTCGGACGAGGCGAAGCCCTTGCCCATCTGCGCCAGGAAGTCGGCCAGGGGGGCGCTGCCCTGCTGCACCGAGGTGCCGGGGTTGAGGCCCAGCGCCTCGGCGCACCCCTCGCACAGGTTGCGGGTGGTGCTCTGCGTCCCCTCGATCTGAGTGAGGTGGATGGCAGCTTCGTTCTTGCCGCACCGGTCGCAC
Proteins encoded:
- a CDS encoding ATP-dependent Clp protease ATP-binding subunit, translated to MNYNFTDRVRKVLAMAREEAIRLQHDYVGTEHILLGLIREGEGVAAAVLNNLAVDLEQVQEKVEESVRRGKATIALGELPYTSRAKKVLEFAMAEARELNHSYVGTEHLLLGLLREEKGIAAEVLGQLGVGLEDARRETLKLLGSEPNTQTTASSSLGSSGSGATPAGGKGEKKSKTPALDHFCRDLTELARQGELDPTIGRAEEIERVMEILSRRKKNNPVLIGEPGVGKTAIVEGLAQLIADGKCPDSLRDFRVLSLDMAAVIAGTKYRGQFEERLKAVMNEISQNKQIILFIDELHTLVGAGAAEGAIDASNMLKPALARGELQCVGASTLNEYRKYIEKDGALERRFQTVSVDPPSIEEAIQIVTGLRGHYEDHHRIQISDEVIEAAVKLSERYITDRFLPDKAIDVIDEAGARARLATQVPPPEVSDLKRDLELLGDKKDEAIRDQDFERAAELRDNERELQRKIQEREKLWEEERRTNRPALTEENVAFIVSRWTGIPVTRLKQAETARLVGMEDELHTKVVGQDRAIKAISRAIRRSRAGLKDPKRPIGSFIFAGPTGVGKTELARALAEFLFADRNALIRVDMSEYMEKFSVSRLIGAPPGYVGYEDSGTLTKAVRRKPYSVVLLDEIEKAHPDVFNILLQVLDEGHLTDNYGRVIDFKNTVIIMTSNLGARDLGKGKGLGFSTGTQQSNFDRMEEKIREEIERTFNPEFINRLDDSIVFHPLTREQIASIIGNLLRDVEDRLKEEELSLKLTDDAVDFMIEHGYDEKFGARPIKRAIQKYLEDPLSEKILMAEYSPGDEIEVTVAEDRQSLAFRALSPQNTTT
- a CDS encoding protein arginine kinase → MPQLPHESDAGLGWIEADGPHADIVLSTRVRLARNLQGFRFGTRADEGDRREVLRLARGAAEGSAALGTGRAYLIPELPSTERLLLLERHLVSRELVSGHGGEPPSDAALLTGSTEPISVMVNEEDHLRLQTLLGGFRLHDAWRSIDRLDDELGGKLPYAYHPEFGYLTSCPTNVGTGLRASVLMHLPGLVLTQEIGKVLQGISQVGLTFRGLYGEGSEVVGNFFQISNQTTLGKTEEDLIDHLQRIVQQVVQYESSARDVLTRDAPLVIEDKVWRAYGLLRHARSASFEELMNLLSGVRLGVGLKLIPRVSVHTLNRIMIFAQAAHLDRVADQALPKGDPDVRRAAYVRGVLAAEESGSSHA
- a CDS encoding UvrB/UvrC motif-containing protein; the encoded protein is MSMLCDRCGKNEAAIHLTQIEGTQSTTRNLCEGCAEALGLNPGTSVQQGSAPLADFLAQMGKGFASSEAVTTVGTCPGCGLTIADFKKTGRLGCARCWTALDNSLRGLLRKLHGGTQHAGKVYLAANPAASDRTARLASLRRSLSKAIESEDFERAAALRDQIRRMEANGSA